In one window of Prionailurus bengalensis isolate Pbe53 chromosome B3, Fcat_Pben_1.1_paternal_pri, whole genome shotgun sequence DNA:
- the RBM23 gene encoding probable RNA-binding protein 23 isoform X1, translated as MASDDFDIVIEAMLEAPYKKEEDDQQRKEVQKDGPSNTNTSSNGNSGSGTSGSSASGEASKKKRSRSPSKSRDRKRSRSRDRDRHRRRSTRSRSRERQRRHRSRSWDRRHSSESRSRDRRREDRVRYRSPPLATGRRYAHSKSPHFREKSPVREPIDNLSPEERDARTVFCMQLAARIRPRDLEDFFSAVGKVRDVRIISDRNSRRSKGIAYVEFCEIQSVPLAIGLTGQRLLGVPIIVQASQAEKNRLAAMANNLQKGSGGPMRLYVGSLHFNITEDMLRGIFEPFGKIDNIVLMKDSDTGRSKGYGFITFSDSECARRALEQLNGFELAGRPMRVGHVTERLDGGTDITFPDGDQELDLGSAGGRLQLMAKLAEGSGMQLPTTTAAAAAAAQAAAALQLNGTVPLGALNPAALTALSPALNLASQAIASQCFQLSSLFTPQTM; from the exons ATGGCGTCCGATGACTTTGATATAGTGATTGAAGCCATGCTGGAGGCTCCCTATAAAAAAGAAGAG GATGATCAGCAAAGGAAAGAAGTTCAAAAAGATGGCCCCAGCAACACCAACACCAGCAGCAACGGCAACAGTGGCAGTGGTACCAGTGGGAGCAGTGCCAGTGGGGAGGCAAGCAA GAAAAAGAGGAGTCGGAGCCCTAGTAAAAGCAGGGATAGAAAGCGCAG TCGCAGTCGAGATCGGGACCGGCACAGGCGGAGAAGCACTCGGAGCCGAAGTAGAGAGCGGCAGCGTCGCCACCGCAGCCGGAGCTGGGACCGTCGGCACAGTAGTGAGTCACGCAGTCGGGACCGGCGGCGTGAGGATCGTGTGCGTTACAGGAGCCCGCCACTTGCCACTGG GCGTAGGTATGCGCACAGTAAGAGTCCTCATTTCAGAGAGAAGAGCCCGGTCAG GGAACCAATTGATAATCTGAGTCCCGAGGAGCGTGATGCCCGCACAGTTTTCTGTATGCAGTTAGCTGCCCGCATTCGGCCTCGAGACTTGGAGGACTTTTTCTCTGCTGTCGGCAAG GTTCGTGACGTCCGGATCATCTCAGATCGGAATTCCCGTCGTTCTAAGGGCATCGCCTACGTAGAATTCTGTGAGATCCAGTCTGTGCCACTGGCCATTGGGCTGACTGGGCAGCGGCTGCTCGGAGTGCCTATCATTGTCCAGGCCTCACAG GCTGAGAAAAACCGACTGGCAGCCATGGCCAACAACCTGCAGAAGGGTAGTGGTGGACCAATGCGCCTCTATGTGGGCTCCCTGCACTTCAATATCACTGAGGACATGCTCCGGGGTATCTTTGAGCCCTTTGGCAAA ATTGATAATATCGTCCTGATGAAGGATTCAGATACAGGCCGTTCTAAAGGTTATGGTTTCATTACG TTCTCAGACTCCGAGTGTGCTCGGCGAGCCCTGGAACAGCTGAATGGCTTTGAGCTTGCTGGTCGACCTATGAGAGTTGGTCATGTGACCGAGCGACTGGATGGTGGCACAGACATCACTTTTCCGGATGGGGACCAGGAGCTGGATCTGGGATCAGCAGGTGGACGTTTGCAGCTCATGGCCAAATTGGCAGAAG gCTCTGGAATGCAGCTGCCTACTAccacagctgctgctgctgccgccgcccaGGCTGCTGCTGCCTTGCAACTGAATGGGACAGTTCCCTTGGGGGCCCTGAACCCTGCGGCTCTGACTG CTCTGAGTCCAGCCCTGAACCTCGCCTCCCAAGCAATCGCCTCCCAGTGCTTCCAGCTTTCCAGCCTCTTTACCCCTCAGACCAT GTAA
- the RBM23 gene encoding probable RNA-binding protein 23 isoform X2, with the protein MASDDFDIVIEAMLEAPYKKEEDDQQRKEVQKDGPSNTNTSSNGNSGSGTSGSSASGEASKKKRSRSPSKSRDRKRSRSRDRDRHRRRSTRSRSRERQRRHRSRSWDRRHSSESRSRDRRREDRVRYRSPPLATGRRYAHSKSPHFREKSPVREPIDNLSPEERDARTVFCMQLAARIRPRDLEDFFSAVGKVRDVRIISDRNSRRSKGIAYVEFCEIQSVPLAIGLTGQRLLGVPIIVQASQAEKNRLAAMANNLQKGSGGPMRLYVGSLHFNITEDMLRGIFEPFGKIDNIVLMKDSDTGRSKGYGFITFSDSECARRALEQLNGFELAGRPMRVGHVTERLDGGTDITFPDGDQELDLGSAGGRLQLMAKLAEGSGMQLPTTTAAAAAAAQAAAALQLNGTVPLGALNPAALTALSPALNLASQAIASQCFQLSSLFTPQTM; encoded by the exons ATGGCGTCCGATGACTTTGATATAGTGATTGAAGCCATGCTGGAGGCTCCCTATAAAAAAGAAGAG GATGATCAGCAAAGGAAAGAAGTTCAAAAAGATGGCCCCAGCAACACCAACACCAGCAGCAACGGCAACAGTGGCAGTGGTACCAGTGGGAGCAGTGCCAGTGGGGAGGCAAGCAA GAAAAAGAGGAGTCGGAGCCCTAGTAAAAGCAGGGATAGAAAGCGCAG TCGCAGTCGAGATCGGGACCGGCACAGGCGGAGAAGCACTCGGAGCCGAAGTAGAGAGCGGCAGCGTCGCCACCGCAGCCGGAGCTGGGACCGTCGGCACAGTAGTGAGTCACGCAGTCGGGACCGGCGGCGTGAGGATCGTGTGCGTTACAGGAGCCCGCCACTTGCCACTGG GCGTAGGTATGCGCACAGTAAGAGTCCTCATTTCAGAGAGAAGAGCCCGGTCAG GGAACCAATTGATAATCTGAGTCCCGAGGAGCGTGATGCCCGCACAGTTTTCTGTATGCAGTTAGCTGCCCGCATTCGGCCTCGAGACTTGGAGGACTTTTTCTCTGCTGTCGGCAAG GTTCGTGACGTCCGGATCATCTCAGATCGGAATTCCCGTCGTTCTAAGGGCATCGCCTACGTAGAATTCTGTGAGATCCAGTCTGTGCCACTGGCCATTGGGCTGACTGGGCAGCGGCTGCTCGGAGTGCCTATCATTGTCCAGGCCTCACAG GCTGAGAAAAACCGACTGGCAGCCATGGCCAACAACCTGCAGAAGGGTAGTGGTGGACCAATGCGCCTCTATGTGGGCTCCCTGCACTTCAATATCACTGAGGACATGCTCCGGGGTATCTTTGAGCCCTTTGGCAAA ATTGATAATATCGTCCTGATGAAGGATTCAGATACAGGCCGTTCTAAAGGTTATGGTTTCATTACG TTCTCAGACTCCGAGTGTGCTCGGCGAGCCCTGGAACAGCTGAATGGCTTTGAGCTTGCTGGTCGACCTATGAGAGTTGGTCATGTGACCGAGCGACTGGATGGTGGCACAGACATCACTTTTCCGGATGGGGACCAGGAGCTGGATCTGGGATCAGCAGGTGGACGTTTGCAGCTCATGGCCAAATTGGCAGAAG gCTCTGGAATGCAGCTGCCTACTAccacagctgctgctgctgccgccgcccaGGCTGCTGCTGCCTTGCAACTGAATGGGACAGTTCCCTTGGGGGCCCTGAACCCTGCGGCTCTGACTG CTCTGAGTCCAGCCCTGAACCTCGCCTCCCAAGCAATCGCCTCCCAGTGCTTCCAGCTTTCCAGCCTCTTTACCCCTCAGACCATGTGA
- the RBM23 gene encoding probable RNA-binding protein 23 isoform X3 has product MASDDFDIVIEAMLEAPYKKEEDDQQRKEVQKDGPSNTNTSSNGNSGSGTSGSSASGEASKKKRSRSPSKSRDRKRSRSRDRDRHRRRSTRSRSRERQRRHRSRSWDRRHSSESRSRDRRREDRVRYRSPPLATGRRYAHSKSPHFREKSPVREPIDNLSPEERDARTVFCMQLAARIRPRDLEDFFSAVGKVRDVRIISDRNSRRSKGIAYVEFCEIQSVPLAIGLTGQRLLGVPIIVQASQAEKNRLAAMANNLQKGSGGPMRLYVGSLHFNITEDMLRGIFEPFGKIDNIVLMKDSDTGRSKGYGFITFSDSECARRALEQLNGFELAGRPMRVGHVTERLDGGTDITFPDGDQELDLGSAGSGMQLPTTTAAAAAAAQAAAALQLNGTVPLGALNPAALTALSPALNLASQAIASQCFQLSSLFTPQTM; this is encoded by the exons ATGGCGTCCGATGACTTTGATATAGTGATTGAAGCCATGCTGGAGGCTCCCTATAAAAAAGAAGAG GATGATCAGCAAAGGAAAGAAGTTCAAAAAGATGGCCCCAGCAACACCAACACCAGCAGCAACGGCAACAGTGGCAGTGGTACCAGTGGGAGCAGTGCCAGTGGGGAGGCAAGCAA GAAAAAGAGGAGTCGGAGCCCTAGTAAAAGCAGGGATAGAAAGCGCAG TCGCAGTCGAGATCGGGACCGGCACAGGCGGAGAAGCACTCGGAGCCGAAGTAGAGAGCGGCAGCGTCGCCACCGCAGCCGGAGCTGGGACCGTCGGCACAGTAGTGAGTCACGCAGTCGGGACCGGCGGCGTGAGGATCGTGTGCGTTACAGGAGCCCGCCACTTGCCACTGG GCGTAGGTATGCGCACAGTAAGAGTCCTCATTTCAGAGAGAAGAGCCCGGTCAG GGAACCAATTGATAATCTGAGTCCCGAGGAGCGTGATGCCCGCACAGTTTTCTGTATGCAGTTAGCTGCCCGCATTCGGCCTCGAGACTTGGAGGACTTTTTCTCTGCTGTCGGCAAG GTTCGTGACGTCCGGATCATCTCAGATCGGAATTCCCGTCGTTCTAAGGGCATCGCCTACGTAGAATTCTGTGAGATCCAGTCTGTGCCACTGGCCATTGGGCTGACTGGGCAGCGGCTGCTCGGAGTGCCTATCATTGTCCAGGCCTCACAG GCTGAGAAAAACCGACTGGCAGCCATGGCCAACAACCTGCAGAAGGGTAGTGGTGGACCAATGCGCCTCTATGTGGGCTCCCTGCACTTCAATATCACTGAGGACATGCTCCGGGGTATCTTTGAGCCCTTTGGCAAA ATTGATAATATCGTCCTGATGAAGGATTCAGATACAGGCCGTTCTAAAGGTTATGGTTTCATTACG TTCTCAGACTCCGAGTGTGCTCGGCGAGCCCTGGAACAGCTGAATGGCTTTGAGCTTGCTGGTCGACCTATGAGAGTTGGTCATGTGACCGAGCGACTGGATGGTGGCACAGACATCACTTTTCCGGATGGGGACCAGGAGCTGGATCTGGGATCAGCAG gCTCTGGAATGCAGCTGCCTACTAccacagctgctgctgctgccgccgcccaGGCTGCTGCTGCCTTGCAACTGAATGGGACAGTTCCCTTGGGGGCCCTGAACCCTGCGGCTCTGACTG CTCTGAGTCCAGCCCTGAACCTCGCCTCCCAAGCAATCGCCTCCCAGTGCTTCCAGCTTTCCAGCCTCTTTACCCCTCAGACCAT GTAA
- the RBM23 gene encoding probable RNA-binding protein 23 isoform X4, which yields MASDDFDIVIEAMLEAPYKKEEDDQQRKEVQKDGPSNTNTSSNGNSGSGTSGSSASGEASNRSRDRDRHRRRSTRSRSRERQRRHRSRSWDRRHSSESRSRDRRREDRVRYRSPPLATGRRYAHSKSPHFREKSPVREPIDNLSPEERDARTVFCMQLAARIRPRDLEDFFSAVGKVRDVRIISDRNSRRSKGIAYVEFCEIQSVPLAIGLTGQRLLGVPIIVQASQAEKNRLAAMANNLQKGSGGPMRLYVGSLHFNITEDMLRGIFEPFGKIDNIVLMKDSDTGRSKGYGFITFSDSECARRALEQLNGFELAGRPMRVGHVTERLDGGTDITFPDGDQELDLGSAGGRLQLMAKLAEGSGMQLPTTTAAAAAAAQAAAALQLNGTVPLGALNPAALTALSPALNLASQAIASQCFQLSSLFTPQTM from the exons ATGGCGTCCGATGACTTTGATATAGTGATTGAAGCCATGCTGGAGGCTCCCTATAAAAAAGAAGAG GATGATCAGCAAAGGAAAGAAGTTCAAAAAGATGGCCCCAGCAACACCAACACCAGCAGCAACGGCAACAGTGGCAGTGGTACCAGTGGGAGCAGTGCCAGTGGGGAGGCAAGCAA TCGCAGTCGAGATCGGGACCGGCACAGGCGGAGAAGCACTCGGAGCCGAAGTAGAGAGCGGCAGCGTCGCCACCGCAGCCGGAGCTGGGACCGTCGGCACAGTAGTGAGTCACGCAGTCGGGACCGGCGGCGTGAGGATCGTGTGCGTTACAGGAGCCCGCCACTTGCCACTGG GCGTAGGTATGCGCACAGTAAGAGTCCTCATTTCAGAGAGAAGAGCCCGGTCAG GGAACCAATTGATAATCTGAGTCCCGAGGAGCGTGATGCCCGCACAGTTTTCTGTATGCAGTTAGCTGCCCGCATTCGGCCTCGAGACTTGGAGGACTTTTTCTCTGCTGTCGGCAAG GTTCGTGACGTCCGGATCATCTCAGATCGGAATTCCCGTCGTTCTAAGGGCATCGCCTACGTAGAATTCTGTGAGATCCAGTCTGTGCCACTGGCCATTGGGCTGACTGGGCAGCGGCTGCTCGGAGTGCCTATCATTGTCCAGGCCTCACAG GCTGAGAAAAACCGACTGGCAGCCATGGCCAACAACCTGCAGAAGGGTAGTGGTGGACCAATGCGCCTCTATGTGGGCTCCCTGCACTTCAATATCACTGAGGACATGCTCCGGGGTATCTTTGAGCCCTTTGGCAAA ATTGATAATATCGTCCTGATGAAGGATTCAGATACAGGCCGTTCTAAAGGTTATGGTTTCATTACG TTCTCAGACTCCGAGTGTGCTCGGCGAGCCCTGGAACAGCTGAATGGCTTTGAGCTTGCTGGTCGACCTATGAGAGTTGGTCATGTGACCGAGCGACTGGATGGTGGCACAGACATCACTTTTCCGGATGGGGACCAGGAGCTGGATCTGGGATCAGCAGGTGGACGTTTGCAGCTCATGGCCAAATTGGCAGAAG gCTCTGGAATGCAGCTGCCTACTAccacagctgctgctgctgccgccgcccaGGCTGCTGCTGCCTTGCAACTGAATGGGACAGTTCCCTTGGGGGCCCTGAACCCTGCGGCTCTGACTG CTCTGAGTCCAGCCCTGAACCTCGCCTCCCAAGCAATCGCCTCCCAGTGCTTCCAGCTTTCCAGCCTCTTTACCCCTCAGACCAT GTAA
- the RBM23 gene encoding probable RNA-binding protein 23 isoform X5, translating to MASDDFDIVIEAMLEAPYKKEEDDQQRKEVQKDGPSNTNTSSNGNSGSGTSGSSASGEASNRSRDRDRHRRRSTRSRSRERQRRHRSRSWDRRHSSESRSRDRRREDRVRYRSPPLATGRRYAHSKSPHFREKSPVREPIDNLSPEERDARTVFCMQLAARIRPRDLEDFFSAVGKVRDVRIISDRNSRRSKGIAYVEFCEIQSVPLAIGLTGQRLLGVPIIVQASQAEKNRLAAMANNLQKGSGGPMRLYVGSLHFNITEDMLRGIFEPFGKIDNIVLMKDSDTGRSKGYGFITFSDSECARRALEQLNGFELAGRPMRVGHVTERLDGGTDITFPDGDQELDLGSAGGRLQLMAKLAEGSGMQLPTTTAAAAAAAQAAAALQLNGTVPLGALNPAALTALSPALNLASQAIASQCFQLSSLFTPQTM from the exons ATGGCGTCCGATGACTTTGATATAGTGATTGAAGCCATGCTGGAGGCTCCCTATAAAAAAGAAGAG GATGATCAGCAAAGGAAAGAAGTTCAAAAAGATGGCCCCAGCAACACCAACACCAGCAGCAACGGCAACAGTGGCAGTGGTACCAGTGGGAGCAGTGCCAGTGGGGAGGCAAGCAA TCGCAGTCGAGATCGGGACCGGCACAGGCGGAGAAGCACTCGGAGCCGAAGTAGAGAGCGGCAGCGTCGCCACCGCAGCCGGAGCTGGGACCGTCGGCACAGTAGTGAGTCACGCAGTCGGGACCGGCGGCGTGAGGATCGTGTGCGTTACAGGAGCCCGCCACTTGCCACTGG GCGTAGGTATGCGCACAGTAAGAGTCCTCATTTCAGAGAGAAGAGCCCGGTCAG GGAACCAATTGATAATCTGAGTCCCGAGGAGCGTGATGCCCGCACAGTTTTCTGTATGCAGTTAGCTGCCCGCATTCGGCCTCGAGACTTGGAGGACTTTTTCTCTGCTGTCGGCAAG GTTCGTGACGTCCGGATCATCTCAGATCGGAATTCCCGTCGTTCTAAGGGCATCGCCTACGTAGAATTCTGTGAGATCCAGTCTGTGCCACTGGCCATTGGGCTGACTGGGCAGCGGCTGCTCGGAGTGCCTATCATTGTCCAGGCCTCACAG GCTGAGAAAAACCGACTGGCAGCCATGGCCAACAACCTGCAGAAGGGTAGTGGTGGACCAATGCGCCTCTATGTGGGCTCCCTGCACTTCAATATCACTGAGGACATGCTCCGGGGTATCTTTGAGCCCTTTGGCAAA ATTGATAATATCGTCCTGATGAAGGATTCAGATACAGGCCGTTCTAAAGGTTATGGTTTCATTACG TTCTCAGACTCCGAGTGTGCTCGGCGAGCCCTGGAACAGCTGAATGGCTTTGAGCTTGCTGGTCGACCTATGAGAGTTGGTCATGTGACCGAGCGACTGGATGGTGGCACAGACATCACTTTTCCGGATGGGGACCAGGAGCTGGATCTGGGATCAGCAGGTGGACGTTTGCAGCTCATGGCCAAATTGGCAGAAG gCTCTGGAATGCAGCTGCCTACTAccacagctgctgctgctgccgccgcccaGGCTGCTGCTGCCTTGCAACTGAATGGGACAGTTCCCTTGGGGGCCCTGAACCCTGCGGCTCTGACTG CTCTGAGTCCAGCCCTGAACCTCGCCTCCCAAGCAATCGCCTCCCAGTGCTTCCAGCTTTCCAGCCTCTTTACCCCTCAGACCATGTGA